In the Manis javanica isolate MJ-LG chromosome 14, MJ_LKY, whole genome shotgun sequence genome, one interval contains:
- the STING1 gene encoding LOW QUALITY PROTEIN: stimulator of interferon genes protein (The sequence of the model RefSeq protein was modified relative to this genomic sequence to represent the inferred CDS: inserted 5 bases in 4 codons; deleted 1 base in 1 codon; substituted 4 bases at 4 genomic stop codons) gives MPHSSFQKTALILLLRVSGGLWGLGKPSHHPLRXLLLHLASLQLDLLLKGVRHLVEELWHVHSSWLPMGHPWRLGTQSVPGHLLEGCAGLPGSPAAAALVVLLSLLGSAIAGRGASRQQFGKSWRRRTLVVLPGGPQPHPAVQGPAPAEVSTVXRERNFSVAHGLAWSYYIRFLQMILPGLQAQMQTXNSLPQNILWGQGXPLAAILVPLHCGVPDDLSAAGLNICFLHEMPQQSFGRAGIKGXVYSNSIYELLRPSSCNNLCPGVCQPWQTLFAMSQXGQAGFSXQDRLEQAKLFCRTFEDMLLADAPESWNSCHLVYQEEGSSFSLSPQTLQHLWQEDGEVPVGSVETSVVPSSSALSQEPXLISSMEQPLPLCRDVF, from the exons ATGCCTCACTCCAGCT TCCAGAAGACAGCCTTGATCTTGCTGCTGCGTGTCTCTGGTGGCCTTTGGGGGCTGGGGAAGCCATCACACCACCCTCTCCGATAGCTGCTGCTTCACCTGGCCTCCCTGCAGCTGGACCTGCTGCTCAAGGGGGTCCGCCATCTGGTCGAGGAACTGTGGCACGTCCACTCCAGCTGGCTCCCTATGGGGCACCCATGGCGACTGGGAACCCAAAGC GTGCCAGGGCATCTACTGGAGGGCTGTGCAGGCCTGCCTGGAAGCCCTGCTGCTGCCGCCCTGGTAGTTCTATTGTCCCTTC TGGGTTCAGCAATAGCAGGGAGGGGAGCAAGTAGGCAGCAGTTTGGGAAATCTTGGAGGAGGAGGACTCTGGTTGTTTTACCTggaggcccccagccccaccctgctgtCCAGGGTCCGGCCCCAGCTGAGGTCTCCACAG TGAGAGAAAGGAACTTCAGCGTGGCCCACGGGCTGGCATGGTCATATTACATCAGGTTCCTGCAGATGATCCTGCCGG GGCTCCAGGCTCAGATGCAAACTTAAAATAGTCTCCCCCAAAACATACTATGGGGGCAAGG GCCATTGGCTGCAATCCTCGTCCCACTGCACTGTGGGGTACCTGACGATCTGAGTGCGGCTGGCCTCAACATTTGTTTCCTGCATGAGATGCCCCAGCAAAGCTTCGGCCGTGCTGGCATCAAGG CAGTTTACAGCAATAGCATCTATGAGCTTCTGAGACCAAGTAGCT GCAATAACCTGTGTCCTGGAGTGTGCCAGCCCTGGCAGACCCTGTTTGCCATGTCAC GTGGCCAGGCTGGCTTTAGTTAGCAGGATCGGCTTGAGCAGGCCAAACTCTTCTGCCGGACATTTGAAGACATGCTG CTGGCAGATGCCCCTGAGTCTTGGAACAGCTGCCACCTCGTCTACCAGG AAGAGGGAAGCAGCTTCTCCCTGTCACCACAGACCCTCCAGCACCTGTGGCAGGAGGATGGGGAGGTCCCTGTGGGCAGCGTGGAGACCTCGGTAGTGCCCAGTTCCTCCGCGTTGTCCCAAGAGCCATAGCTCATCAGTAGCATGGAACAGCCTCTCCCGCTCTGCAGAGATGTCTTCTGA